The nucleotide sequence CCCGCCCATCATGAGCAGCAAGATCGTGGGGACGACCGACGGCACAGGCATCCTGACCCTGAACGGCAGCGTGCCGCGCGCCGACATCGCCCAGGCGACGTATTTCAACATCCACACGGCGAGCGACGCCCAGGGCACCCCCGCCGACCCCGGCGTGGCCTGCACGGCGGTGACGGTCCCCTAACCTCCTCGCCGCCTGAACGCCCGCGCCCCGGTCCCCTGCGGATTTCGGGGCGCGCTGCGTTACCCTGCCCCCATGAGCCTGCGAATCCTGGGCGGCAGCGCGAAGGGCCGCGTGCTGCACGTGCCCCCCAGCGCCCGGCCCAGCGGCGCCCGCATCCGGAAGAGTCTTTTCGACCTCCTCGCCACCCGGCAGCCGGAGGGCCGCTTCCTCGACCTGCACGGCGGCAGCGGGGCGGTGGGGCTGGAGGCGGCCAGCCGGGGCTACGAGGTCACCCTGATCGAAAAAGACGCCCGCGCCGTCCGCACCCTGGAGGAGAACGCCCAGAGTCTGGGGCTCACGGTCCGCATCCTGCGCGGGGACGCCGGGGCCCTGCTCGGGCGCGTGGGCGAGTTCGACGTGGTGTTCAGCGACCCGCCCTACGTGCAGGACATCGGGCGGCTGACGGCGAGGCTGCTCGCCTCGGGGGTCATTGCGCCCGCCGGAGTGCTCGTCTGTCAGCACCCGGGACAACTGCGCCTGCCCCCCCACCTCGATTACGGGCGTGAGGAGCGGGTGTACGGCAGCAACGTCCTGACGCTGTACACGCGGCCTGTGGTGGGGGATACACTCGACTTCACATGAACGCCGTCTTTCCCGGCTCCTTCGACCCCATCACGAGCGGGCACATGGACGTGCTGACGCGGGCGTCGCGCATCTTCGACCACGTGACCGTGACCGTCATGCACAACGCGCGCAAACAGGGCCGCCACCTCTTCGACCTCGACGAGCGGCTCGCCATCCTGCGCGAGGCGACCGCTCACTTCGGGAACGTCAGCGTGGACTCCTTCGGCGGCCTGCTCGTGGACTACATGCGCCAGCAGCAAAAGGGGATCATCGTGCGCGGCCTGCGGGCGGTCAGCGACTACGAGTACGAGCTTCAGATCGCCCATTTAAATCGCCAGATCGGCGAGGTCGAGACGGTCTTCATCATGGCCGCGACCCGCTGGAGCTTCGTCAGCTCCACGATGGTCCGCGAGATCGCCAGCTACGGCGGCGACATCTCCGAGATGGTGCCCCGCGCGAGCGCCGCCGCCCTGAGGCGCAAGTTCGCCGAGGTGTACGAGGGGCGCGAGGCCGAGATGCGGGGAGGGCAGGCGGAGGCGGGGCGCGAAGCCTGACGGAGAGCGGAAGCGAGGCGAGGGGGCGGGGGCGCGTCCGGCCCCCGGCCTCCTCCCTCCCTCGAGACCTCAGACGAGCTGCTTGCGGCCCGCCGCCGCCGCCCTCAGCGACTCCGCCCGGTCGGTCTGCTCCCAGGGGAACTCGGGCCGCCCGAAGTGCCCGTACGCCGCCGTGCGCGCGTAGATGGGCCTAAGGAGGTCGAGCTGGTCAATGATCGCCTGGGGCCGCGCGTCGAACTGCTCGCGCACGAGGTCGGCGAGGAGGTCGTCGCTCACGGTGCCCGTGCCGTACGTGTCCACCCGCAGCGAGACGGGGTGCGCCCGCCCGATGGCGTAGGCAACCTCGACGAGCGCCCGCCGCGCCAGCCCCGAGGCGACCACGTTCTTGGCGATGTAGCGGGCGTAGTAGGCCGCCGAGCGGTCCACCTTGGTGGGGTCCTTGCCCGAAAAGGCCCCGCCGCCGTGCGGCACCGCCCCGCCGTAGGTGTCCACGATGATCTTGCGCCCGGTCAGGCCGGTGTCGCCGTGCGGGCCGCCCAGCACGAACTTGCCGCTGGGGTTGATGAAGTACTTCGTCTCGTCCGTCAGCAGCTCGGCGGGAATGACCGCGCGGATCACGTGCTCGATCATGTCCGCCCGGATTTGCTCCTGGCGGACATGCTCGTCGTGCTGGGTGCTGATGACCACCGTGTCCACGAAGGTCCGGGTGGCGTCGTGAACGCCCGCCGCATTCGGGGGAAGGTCGCGCACGACCGTCACCTGCGCCTTGGCGTCGGGGCGGAGGTACGGCAGCCTTCCCGCCTTGCGCAGCTCGGCCAGCCGCCGGGTCAGCCCGTGCGCGAGCGAGATGGGCAGCGGCATCAGCTCGGGCGTTTCGTCCGTCGCGTAGCCGAACATCAGGCCCTGGTCGCCCGCGCCGACCTCGGAAAAGCGGTTCTCGGGCCGGGCGCGTTCCTCGTCCGTCATTGCGCGCCATTCTTCCGAGTGGTCCACCCCGCCCGCGATGTCCGGGGACTGCTCGTGGATGGTCGTCAGCACCGCGCTGTACTCGGCGTCGAAGCCGTAGATCGCCCGGGTATACCCCACCGCCTTGACGGCCTCGCGGACGATCTTCTGTACGTCCACATGGGCCTTGTCCGCCCGCACCTCGCCCGCCACGACGGCCATGCCCGTGGTGACCAGCGTCTCGACCGCGACGCGGCTCGAAGGCTCCTGCCTCAGGAACTCGTCGAGCAGGGAATCCGAGATGAAATCCGCGAGCTTGTCCGGGTGGCCTTCCGACACCGACTCCGACGTGTAAAACTTCCGCATGTTCGCTCCTGTACGCGCGGGGAGGCGTCTCGCAGAACGGCCTGGAGAGGGATGTCGCCCCGGTCCCCGCACGGCCCGCCCCAGGGGAGGCGGCACCGGGGCAGCGTAACGCAAGGGCGCGGCGAGGAAAAGGACGAAAGGTGCCCATGCTCCCGGCGGCACGATCTCATCCGGCCTCGGCCATCCTCACGTCCGGGAAACGCTACGCCGTGTGTCCGCTTTGGACATATGAGAGCCCGACCGCTTCTTCTCACCGTTCTAACGCTTCATCAAGTCTATAGTTCCCACGCAGACACCCCAGTTATTCGGCAGGCCCGCACAGACGGCATTCCAGGCGTCGTCCGTGTCCGTGTTCATTCCAGCGGAAGAGTCGGTGGCGACCTTCCTGAGGAGTCGCTATGTCTTTGACCCCCCTTCAACGCGGCACCGCTCTCACCCTCCTGTCCCTGACGCTCGCGGCCTGCGGGAGCCAACAGGCCAGCGTGCCCGGCGGGGCGGCCCCGGCCCAGGCCACGCTGGGGGCCCTGTCCACCCTGACCACCCCGGCCCAGAACGAGACGCCCGAGCTGTGGTTCGTGGAGTTCGGCGAGCGCCCCACCAGCAAGGGCGGCAACGGCGCCACCATCGCCCGCGAGCGTCAGGCCTTCCGCGACCAGGCCCGGCAACTCGGCGTAAAGTTCCAGGAGCGCCTCGTCTTCGAGCGGCTGTGGAACGGCGTCTCGGTGCGGGTGAGGCCCTCCGAACTCGGCAAGATCAAGGACCTCTCCACCGTGCGCGGCGTGTACCCCGTACTCAACGTCACGCTGCCCGAAGAGCAGATCGTGAACGAGCCCGAACTCGCCACCGCCCTCGCCCAGACGGGGGCCGACGTGGCGCAAAACGAGCTGGGCCTGACCGGCAAGGGCGTCAGGGTCGCCGTGATGGACACCGGGATCGACCTCGACCACCCCGACTTCCGGGGGCGCATCGTGGCGGGCTACGACTTCGTGGGCGACGCCTTCACGGGCGCGAACGAGCCGGTGCCCGGCCAGGACAACGCGGACGACTGCGGCGGGCACGGCACCCACGTGGCGGGCATCATCGGGGCGAAGGGGGGTGCGGTCGGCGTGGCGCCCGACGTGAGCCTCGGGGCCTACCGCGTCTTCGGCTGCGAGGGCTCGACCCAGACCGACATCATGATCCAGGCGATGGAGCGCGTCCTCGCCGACGGGATGGACGTGCTGAACATGTCCATCGGCGCGGCCTTCCAGTCGTGGCCGCAGTACCCCACCGCCGTCGCGGCCTCCAACCTCGTCGATCAGGGGGTCGTCGTGACCGCCTCCATCGGCAACTCGGGCACGGGCGGCGCGTTCGCGGCGGGGGCGCCCGGCGTGGGCGAAAAGGTCATCGGCGTGGCGTCTTTCGACAACACGCACGTGCTGCTCAGCGAGTTCGTGGTGAACGGCCAGAAGATCGGCTACCAGCCCGCCTCGCCCTCGCCCACGCCGCCCACCTCGGGGAGCCTGCCGCTCGCCAAGACGGGCACCCCGGCCAGCACCGCCGACGGCTGCGCGGCCCTGCCCGCGAACAGCCTGCGCGGCCAGGCCGTGCTTATCCGGCGCGGGACCTGCTCCTTTTACATCAAGGCGTACAACGCCCAGCAGGCGGGCGCGGCGGCGGTCGTGCTGTACAACAACGCCGCCGGACCCCTCGCCGCCAGCGTGACGGGCACGCCCGCGGTCACGATTCCCGTGGTGGGGATCTCGGACACCGACGGCAAGGCCCTCGACGCGGCGATCACGGCGGGCGGCGCGACCCTCACCTGGACCCCCGGGCAGGGGACGTACCGCAACCCCACCGGCAACCTGATCTCCAGCTTCTCCTCGTACGGCCTCGCCGCCGACCTGAGCCTCAAGCCCGACCTCGGCGCCCCCGGGGGCCTGATCCGCTCGACGTGGCCGCTGAGCCTCCCCGGCGGCGGGTACAACACGATCAGCGGCACGAGCATGGCCTCTCCCCACGTGGCGGGCGCGGCGGCCCTGCTGCTCCAGGCCAGGCGGGACGCGGGCCAGGCCGTGAAGGCTGCCGACGTGCGCACCCTGCTCCAAAACACCGCCGAGCCGCACCTGTGGTCGGGCAACCCGGCCACGAGGCTCCTCGACATGGTGCACCGCCAGGGCGCGGGCATGATCAACATCGTGAACGCGGTGGGCACGACCGCCACCGTCACCCCCAGCAAACTGTCGCTGGGCGAGAGCGAGGGCGGCGCGAGCAAGACCGAGACGCTGACCGTCACCAACACGGGCAAGAGCCCCGTGACCTACGCGCTCTCGCACACCGGGGCGATCAGCACGACGGGCAACTACACGGTGGCCTTCGCCAGCACGCCCGCGGGCGTGAGCTTCAGCGCCCCCAGCGTCACCGTGCAGCCGGGCGGCAGCGCGACCGTGACCGTCACGATCACCCCCACGGGGGCGGACCTCAGCCAGTACGGCGGCTACGTCGTCTTCACGCCCCAGGGTGGCGGCACCACGCTGCGGGTGCCCTACGCGGGCTTCAAGGGTGACTATCAAGCCCTCAAGGTCCTGACCACCCCGCCCCGCCTTGCCCGGGCGAACGCGGACGGCACCTTCGCGCCCACCCCGGAGGCGTCCACCTTCACCCTCCAGAACGGCGACGTGCCCTACTTCCTGCTGCACCTCGACCACTTCGCCCGCTTCCTGAAGATGGACGTGTACGACGCCGCGAGCGGCAAGCCCGTCCACCCCCAGTTCTTCAACCTGCTCACCCAGGAGTACCTGGGCCGCAACAGCACCGCCACGGGCATCTTCGCCTACGACTGGGACGGCACGGTCAGCCACAGCCGCGGCAGCAACGGCGCGGGCAACGACCACGACAAGCGCAAGGACGTGCCCAACGGGCAGTACGTCGTCAAGCTGACCATTCTCAAGGCGCTGGGCGACGAGAGCAACCCCGCCCACTTGGAGACCTGGACCTCGCCCGTCATCACCATCGCGCGGCCCTGAGCCAGAACGTCTTCCGGCGCAGTTCCTCCTCTGGGGGGAGCTGCGTCTTCTTGTTGGCGGCAGGGGAATGAGGTGACGTTCTAAGCTGCGGCGTGCCTTCCAGCGACCCGCTGCCGACCGAGGCCCTCGCACTCGCCTGGGCCGCTCAGCTTGGGGCCGTGACCTGGGAGGAGGTGGTCGAGTGGGCGGACGGGTGGATTCTGCGGCTAGACGCGCCCCCGGCTGAACTTCTGGAACTGAGCCTGAGCGGGCGGAGGCCGGACGAGGCGTTCACGCTGCTGCGAAGGCTGGCGCGAAGGGGAGACCCGGACGCGGCCCTGTCCACGCTCGCTGGGAGGCTGCGGGAGGATATCGACCGGGGACAAGCTGACGCCCTGGTCTTGGCAGGTCGTTTGACAGATTTAGCTGCCCTCAGTTCAGACGAAGAACCTGACGACGTTCGCCTGCCGCCTCCGTCCCCCAGCTTTCGTGATGCTGCCTGGCTCCTCTACGCCATTTCGGTCGAAAGAGGCACCGATGATGAAGAGGAAGAGTTCGACCGCAATCTCGCCGAGGAAGTCTTGGTGACCCTTCAACGCTTCCTCTAACCCACCCTCAGCCGCTCGCGTCCGCCCCCATCGCCTCCCCGATCCCCTCTGGAAGCTCGCCCGCCACCCGCTCCAGCGTCCGCGCGGCGGCGGCGCGGGCCATCTTCTCGAAGGCGGCGCCGCCCCAGCCCTCCGCCTGCGGGGTGTGGAGGTGCGCGCGAAAGTGGAACTCGAAGGCGACCACACCCGCCCCGTCCACGCTGGCCTGCCCGGCGACCTCGACCCAGGCGCGCTCGCCGCTGAGGGGTTGTGGGACGAGGACCGCGCCGTCCGGGGTAACGTTCAGGAGGCTTCGGAAGGGCAGGTCCACCTCTCCGAGAACGGGCACGGGGACGACGAGTTCGCCCGTGACGCACTCGGTGTTGCCCAGCAGGGCGCGCAGGAAGCGCACACGGGCGAGGGCCACCCCGGCGTCGCGCACGAAGGCGAGGGCCGCCTCCCGTCCCTGCGGGTGGGGGAGGGTGAACCGCTGCTCGGCCTCGATCACCACCGGCGGATCAGTCCACCCACTCGATCACCACGCGGTTTTCGGCGACGGCGGCCTGCAACTCGGTGTCGGCCACGCTGCGTAGCCTCGGCAGGTGCGCGAAGCGGGGGGTGGCCGAGGCGTAGCCCAGCCGCACCACCACGTCGTCGCTGAGTTCGTCCTTGCCGACCCGCCACACGAGCTGGGCCCCCAGCGTCTCCAGTTGCCGGACGAGCTCGGCGGGCAACTCGGGCCGGGTCTCCTCCGGGCCGGGAGCGTCGGGCTGGGTGGGGTCGGTCATGGGCGCATTGTACGTGCGGGCCGGTGTACTACAGTCGTAGTACAAAGGGGGAATGACCCCCGCCACCCCCCCCTCCTGGCGCGAGATCGAGACCCGCGTCGGCCTCGACAACCTTCCCGCCTTCCACCGTGCCTTCCTGACCTGGAGAGGAGTGGAGGGCACCGCCGAGATGCCCCTGCGCCGCGCCCAGCAGCGCGTCGAGGCCGAACTCAACCGCCTGGTGCGGGAGGGAGGGGCGCAGAAGCAGGGGGACGACTGGACGCTCGCCCCGGGTGCTCTCGACGGCTTCGAGGCAGCGCGGCCCTATCTGGGCTGACCTGTCTCCAGCAGCGCCGCCAGCCCCCGCGAGGCTATGTCGCGGACGCTGAAACTCAGGTACGGGGTCAGTTCGGTTTCCTCCGGGTTGACCTCGATCACCACCGCGCCCGCCTCCCGCGCTTCCAGGGCCAGGCCCGCCGCCGGGTACACCACGCCGCTCGTGCCGACGATCAGGGCGACCTCGGCCTCCCGGAAGGCGTGCCCGGCAGCCTCCAGCGCGTCTTCCGGCAGGTACTCGCCGAACCACACGATGTTGGGGCGCATCCGCGAGCCGCAGACGGGGCAGCTCGGCGGCGGGGTGAAGTCCTCCGGGGCGGGCAGCGGCCTGACCGTGCCGCACACCTCACAGCGGGCGGTGGTGAGGTTGCCGTGGAGTTCCACCAGCCGCCCGCCGTTCGCCCCGCTTCCCGCCCGGGCGTGCAGGCCGTCCACATTCTGGGTCGCCAGGAAAAAGCCCGCGCCCTTTTCCCGCTCCAACCCGGCCAGGAGGAGGTGCGTCGAATTGGGCTGGGCGCGCGTCACGTCGGCGTAGCGGCCCGCGTACCACTGCCAGACCGTCTCGGGATCGCGGCGGTACGCGCCCGGGCTGGCGAGGTCTTCGGGACGAAAGCGCGCCCAGTGCCCCGTCTGCGCGTCGCGGAAGGTGGGGATGCCGCTCTCGGCGCTCACGCCCGCGCCGGTCAGGACGGCCACCCGACGGGCGGAGCGGAGGGCGGCCTGGGCATCGGCGAGGTTCATGGGGAGAGGGTAACGCAAGAGGCGACCGCTTTCAGACAGAGAGCTGTCTTTCTGTCGTACAATACCTGTATGCAAACGACCCTCCGGCTGGACGACGACTTGCACCGCCGGGCCAAGATGGAGGCCGCTCGGCGGGGCATCACGCTCACGCAACTTGTGGAGGAGGGGTTGCGTGCACAGCTTGAGGCGAGTGCGGCGGGGTCACGCCCGCCTGTCGTTCTGCCCACTTTCGATTCCGGCCTCTCCTTCAACTTCACGGCGCAGGAGATCAAGGCGATGATGAACGACGACAGCGAACAACTTGCCCGGCTGGGTCTGACTCCCGAAGCGGCGAGTCCGAAGAAATGAGCTATCTGCTCGACGCCAACTTGCTGCTCAACGCGTTCCGTCGGGATGCTCCAGCCCACGCGGCAAGTTACGGGTGGCTCACGCGGACCCTTCAGGAGGGCGAGGCCGTCTGGACGACCAGCGTCAACGAGCTTGCCCTCCTGCGGATCGCTACCCTCGCCGCCCTGGGACCCCTGGCAGCCTCACCGGAACGTGTCTTCGAGTTCCTCGCCGCCCTGCACGCCCAACCCAACTACCGCCACCTCGAACTCGGCAAGCCGGGGTTGGGCCGCTGGCGGCAACTCACCCTCGACCTGGAGCTGCGCGGCAACGACCTCAACGACGCCTCCCTCGCCGCCCTCGCGCTGGAGCATCGGCTGACGCTGGTGACGGCGGATCAGGGCTTCACGCGCTTCCCGGGGCTGCGGGTGTTCACGCCCACCTGAGTCAGCCTTCAGCCCGGAAACGACAGAAACTCCGGCGGCACCGCCTCCACCAGCCACACCCCGTTTTCGGAGAGGTAAAAGACGTGCCCGGCCCCGTGCATGTCCCCGGCCCGCACGGTGAGCACGACCGGCCTCCCACGCCGCGCCCCCACCCGCCGGGCGGTCTCCGGGTCGGGCGAGAGGTGGACGTGGTGGCGGGACATGCGCCGCAGCCCCTCGCGGCGGATGGCGGGCAGGGCCTCCGGGTGGGTGCCGTGGTACAGCACGGGGGGCGGCGGGGTGGGCGTCAGCTTCAGATCGACGGGGACGCTGTGCCCCTGGTTGGCCCGGATGCGCTCCCCCTCCAGCGTGAAGCGCCGCTTGTCGTTCGTGCGGACCACCCGTTCGAGTCCCTCGCGCGAGATGCGGAGATGGCGGAGGACGGCCTCGACGGGCAGCCACCCGCCCGGTTCGAGGGGTACGCCCGCCTCGTGGGGCGCGTGGCGCAGGAGGTAGGAGAGACGGCGGGAGAGGCGTTCGTCGGTCATGCCCCCATCTTCCACCGCCTCCGCTCTCCCGGACATGGGCGCGGTGGCCTAGCGCAGATGTCCCAGCCTCGTCGCCTTCGTCGCCAGGTACCCGGCGTTGTGCGCGTTCTCGCCCACCCGCAAGGGGACGCGCTCCACGACCTCCAGCCCGAAGCCGGAGAGGGAGTGCAGCTTGCGCGGGTTGTTCGTGAGGACCCTCAGCCTGCGCGCCCCCAGGAGGTGCAGCATCTGCGCCCCGATCCCGAAGTCGCGGGCGTCGGCGGGAAGGCCGAGGCGCAGGTTAGCGTCCACCGTGTCCGCCCCCTCGTCTTGGAGGGCGTAGGCGCGAATCTTGTTCAGGAGGCCGATGCCCCGGCCCTCCTGGCGCAGGTAGACGAGGACGCCGCGCCCCTCCCCGGCAATCGCCCGCATCGCCGCGTCGCGCTGGGGGCCGCAGTCGCACCTCAGCGAGTGGAAACCGTCCCCGGTCAGGCACTCCGAATGCACCCGCACGAGCAGGGGTTCCCCAGTCACCTCGCCCATCACCAGCGCGACGTGCTCGGCCCCCGAGAGGGTGTCCTCGAAGCCCACGATGCGGAAGTCGCCGTACTCGGTGGGAAGCTTGGCCTCGGCCACCCGCACGACGAAGGGATCGTGTTCCATCCGGTAGGCGATCAGGGCCTCGATGGAGCCGACCAACAGCCCGTGTTTCTCCCCGAAGGCGAGGAGGTCGGGCAGGCGGCTCATCTCGCCGGAGTCATTCATGATCTCGCAGATCACGCCCGCCCCCTCAAATCCCGCCAGCCGCGCGAGGTCGCACGCCGCCTCGGTGTGCCCGGCCCGCCGCAGCACCCCGCCGGGCCGCGCCACCAGCGGGAAGATGTGCCCCGGACGGCGAAAGTCGCCCGCCTTCGCCTCCGGGTTGATCAGGGCCGCCACCGTCGCCGCCCGGTCGTAGGCGCTGATCCCGGTCGAGTTGCTCACGTGGTCCACGCTGACCGTGAAGGCCGTCCCGTTGGGGTCGGTGGAGCGCCCCACCATCGGCGTGAGGTCGAGGTCGCGGGCGCGTTTCGGGGTCAACGTCACGCAGATCAGGCCGCGGCCCTCGCGGGCCATGAAGTTGATCCACTCGGGGGTGGCGGTGGCGGCGGGCATCAGCAGGTCGCCCTCGTTCTCGCGGTCCTCGTCGTCCACCAGGATCACCGGGCGCCCGGCGCGCAGCTCCCGCAGGAGGTCGGGGATGGGGGAGAGGCTCACCGGGCCACCTCCCCACCCGGGCGGGCAGTCTCCCAGTCCCGCATCAGGATCAGCCGCTCGACGTACTTCGCCATCTGGTCGGCCTCCAGGTTGACCCGGGTGCCGGGCCGCCACTCGCGCAGGGTGGTGACCTCCAGCGTGTGCGGCACCAGCC is from Deinococcus planocerae and encodes:
- a CDS encoding toxin-antitoxin system HicB family antitoxin, which codes for MQTTLRLDDDLHRRAKMEAARRGITLTQLVEEGLRAQLEASAAGSRPPVVLPTFDSGLSFNFTAQEIKAMMNDDSEQLARLGLTPEAASPKK
- a CDS encoding S8 family serine peptidase; translated protein: MSLTPLQRGTALTLLSLTLAACGSQQASVPGGAAPAQATLGALSTLTTPAQNETPELWFVEFGERPTSKGGNGATIARERQAFRDQARQLGVKFQERLVFERLWNGVSVRVRPSELGKIKDLSTVRGVYPVLNVTLPEEQIVNEPELATALAQTGADVAQNELGLTGKGVRVAVMDTGIDLDHPDFRGRIVAGYDFVGDAFTGANEPVPGQDNADDCGGHGTHVAGIIGAKGGAVGVAPDVSLGAYRVFGCEGSTQTDIMIQAMERVLADGMDVLNMSIGAAFQSWPQYPTAVAASNLVDQGVVVTASIGNSGTGGAFAAGAPGVGEKVIGVASFDNTHVLLSEFVVNGQKIGYQPASPSPTPPTSGSLPLAKTGTPASTADGCAALPANSLRGQAVLIRRGTCSFYIKAYNAQQAGAAAVVLYNNAAGPLAASVTGTPAVTIPVVGISDTDGKALDAAITAGGATLTWTPGQGTYRNPTGNLISSFSSYGLAADLSLKPDLGAPGGLIRSTWPLSLPGGGYNTISGTSMASPHVAGAAALLLQARRDAGQAVKAADVRTLLQNTAEPHLWSGNPATRLLDMVHRQGAGMINIVNAVGTTATVTPSKLSLGESEGGASKTETLTVTNTGKSPVTYALSHTGAISTTGNYTVAFASTPAGVSFSAPSVTVQPGGSATVTVTITPTGADLSQYGGYVVFTPQGGGTTLRVPYAGFKGDYQALKVLTTPPRLARANADGTFAPTPEASTFTLQNGDVPYFLLHLDHFARFLKMDVYDAASGKPVHPQFFNLLTQEYLGRNSTATGIFAYDWDGTVSHSRGSNGAGNDHDKRKDVPNGQYVVKLTILKALGDESNPAHLETWTSPVITIARP
- a CDS encoding RNA 2'-phosphotransferase, whose translation is MTDERLSRRLSYLLRHAPHEAGVPLEPGGWLPVEAVLRHLRISREGLERVVRTNDKRRFTLEGERIRANQGHSVPVDLKLTPTPPPPVLYHGTHPEALPAIRREGLRRMSRHHVHLSPDPETARRVGARRGRPVVLTVRAGDMHGAGHVFYLSENGVWLVEAVPPEFLSFPG
- a CDS encoding bifunctional 3,4-dihydroxy-2-butanone-4-phosphate synthase/GTP cyclohydrolase II produces the protein MSLSPIPDLLRELRAGRPVILVDDEDRENEGDLLMPAATATPEWINFMAREGRGLICVTLTPKRARDLDLTPMVGRSTDPNGTAFTVSVDHVSNSTGISAYDRAATVAALINPEAKAGDFRRPGHIFPLVARPGGVLRRAGHTEAACDLARLAGFEGAGVICEIMNDSGEMSRLPDLLAFGEKHGLLVGSIEALIAYRMEHDPFVVRVAEAKLPTEYGDFRIVGFEDTLSGAEHVALVMGEVTGEPLLVRVHSECLTGDGFHSLRCDCGPQRDAAMRAIAGEGRGVLVYLRQEGRGIGLLNKIRAYALQDEGADTVDANLRLGLPADARDFGIGAQMLHLLGARRLRVLTNNPRKLHSLSGFGLEVVERVPLRVGENAHNAGYLATKATRLGHLR
- the coaD gene encoding pantetheine-phosphate adenylyltransferase; the encoded protein is MNAVFPGSFDPITSGHMDVLTRASRIFDHVTVTVMHNARKQGRHLFDLDERLAILREATAHFGNVSVDSFGGLLVDYMRQQQKGIIVRGLRAVSDYEYELQIAHLNRQIGEVETVFIMAATRWSFVSSTMVREIASYGGDISEMVPRASAAALRRKFAEVYEGREAEMRGGQAEAGREA
- a CDS encoding TA system VapC family ribonuclease toxin, whose product is MSYLLDANLLLNAFRRDAPAHAASYGWLTRTLQEGEAVWTTSVNELALLRIATLAALGPLAASPERVFEFLAALHAQPNYRHLELGKPGLGRWRQLTLDLELRGNDLNDASLAALALEHRLTLVTADQGFTRFPGLRVFTPT
- a CDS encoding RsmD family RNA methyltransferase translates to MSLRILGGSAKGRVLHVPPSARPSGARIRKSLFDLLATRQPEGRFLDLHGGSGAVGLEAASRGYEVTLIEKDARAVRTLEENAQSLGLTVRILRGDAGALLGRVGEFDVVFSDPPYVQDIGRLTARLLASGVIAPAGVLVCQHPGQLRLPPHLDYGREERVYGSNVLTLYTRPVVGDTLDFT
- the metK gene encoding methionine adenosyltransferase, yielding MRKFYTSESVSEGHPDKLADFISDSLLDEFLRQEPSSRVAVETLVTTGMAVVAGEVRADKAHVDVQKIVREAVKAVGYTRAIYGFDAEYSAVLTTIHEQSPDIAGGVDHSEEWRAMTDEERARPENRFSEVGAGDQGLMFGYATDETPELMPLPISLAHGLTRRLAELRKAGRLPYLRPDAKAQVTVVRDLPPNAAGVHDATRTFVDTVVISTQHDEHVRQEQIRADMIEHVIRAVIPAELLTDETKYFINPSGKFVLGGPHGDTGLTGRKIIVDTYGGAVPHGGGAFSGKDPTKVDRSAAYYARYIAKNVVASGLARRALVEVAYAIGRAHPVSLRVDTYGTGTVSDDLLADLVREQFDARPQAIIDQLDLLRPIYARTAAYGHFGRPEFPWEQTDRAESLRAAAAGRKQLV
- a CDS encoding DUF3809 domain-containing protein, which produces MVIEAEQRFTLPHPQGREAALAFVRDAGVALARVRFLRALLGNTECVTGELVVPVPVLGEVDLPFRSLLNVTPDGAVLVPQPLSGERAWVEVAGQASVDGAGVVAFEFHFRAHLHTPQAEGWGGAAFEKMARAAAARTLERVAGELPEGIGEAMGADASG
- a CDS encoding DUF3248 domain-containing protein translates to MTDPTQPDAPGPEETRPELPAELVRQLETLGAQLVWRVGKDELSDDVVVRLGYASATPRFAHLPRLRSVADTELQAAVAENRVVIEWVD
- a CDS encoding SIR2 family NAD-dependent protein deacylase, whose product is MNLADAQAALRSARRVAVLTGAGVSAESGIPTFRDAQTGHWARFRPEDLASPGAYRRDPETVWQWYAGRYADVTRAQPNSTHLLLAGLEREKGAGFFLATQNVDGLHARAGSGANGGRLVELHGNLTTARCEVCGTVRPLPAPEDFTPPPSCPVCGSRMRPNIVWFGEYLPEDALEAAGHAFREAEVALIVGTSGVVYPAAGLALEAREAGAVVIEVNPEETELTPYLSFSVRDIASRGLAALLETGQPR